Proteins from a genomic interval of Lolium perenne isolate Kyuss_39 chromosome 1, Kyuss_2.0, whole genome shotgun sequence:
- the LOC139829922 gene encoding vacuolar protein-sorting-associated protein 37 homolog 1-like codes for MFTVCICTQFLYAALHGNMMHTSLHSGIQNYVVLHCSYFLYWCSVDELQRLLKDKEAYNAFFNSLDQVKTQNNLRDELRRETLQLARENLEREQRISELRNQCTIIRTTELATAEDRLADLERQKDEIMRHNG; via the exons ATGTTTACTGTGTGTATTTGCACACAATTCCTTTACGCAGCATTACATGGTAATATGATGCATACTAGTTTGCACTCTGGAATACAGAACTATGTTGTACTGCACTGTTCTTACTTCTTATATTGGTGCAGTGTTGATGAATTGCAAAGGCTGTTAAAAGACAAAGAGGCATATAATGCCTTTTTCAATTCTCTCGATCAAGTGAAAACCCAAAACAAT TTACGTGACGAGCTTAGGAGGGAGACACTGCAGCTTGCAA GAGAAAATTTGGAAAGGGAGCAACGGATTTCAGAGCTCAGGAATCAG TGCACTATTATAAGAACTACAGAACTAGCAACTGCTGAGGACAGGTTGGCTGACTTGGAAAGGCAGAAGGACGAGATTATGAG GCACAATGGCTAA